The genomic window CCCAGAGTCCATCTCGACCAAGCACAAGATGACGGGCTCAGTTCGCTCCAAGCACGCATCACTCGACATCAAAGACAATGTCGAGTTCGAGGAGGTCGCCCCTCCACACGATGCCATCCTCGAGAGGTATGAGTTGATCCGGAATAAGACGCCTGAAGAGTTGAAGGCCATTGAGAAATCTCTTGTTCGAAAACTCGACTGGAAATTCTTGCCCATGGTAACCgccatgttgttgatgaagtaAGTATCCTGCCCTTGTGAAATAGAGTCAAACTGTTGACTGGTATTTAGCTACCTTGACCGCATCAACGTCTCCAACGCCCGACTGGCCGGCATGCAAGAAGACCTACACATGTCGGACACAATGTGGTCTGCCGGCATCTCCATGTTCTACGTCGGATACATCATCTCTCAGATCCCCGCCAACGTCATCATTGCCAAGGGCAGCCCTCGCCTTCTTATGCCCTGCTGCATGCTTGCCTGGTCCGTCACGACAATCTGCATGCCCGCCATTACACGGGGCTGGGGATTCATCCTCTGCCGGTTCATCGTGGGCGTCACTGAGGGTCCGTTTGTGCCCGCCGTTTCTTTGATGACTTCGTCTTGGTACACAAAGCACGAGTCGCCACTGCGCATGGGCATCTGGCATGCTGGAAACACCATCTCACAAGCCCTCTCTGGCCTCCTTGCGGCTGGCATCTTGACAAATATGGACGGGATTGCGGGTCTCACGGCGTGGCGATggttccttcttcttgaaggtATGCTCTGAGCGCATAGATGCTAGATGGGTGGTTGGAAAGCTAACATGACACCTCAGGCATCGTGAGCATTCTTGTTGCTATAATCAGCTTCTGGTTCATCCCCAACTTTCCAGACTCGACTGGGACCTACTTCATcacggaggaagaggccgccATGGCACAGTATCGGCAGGCGGTCTCTGCTGGTGGCCTCTCCGAAG from Fusarium falciforme chromosome 2, complete sequence includes these protein-coding regions:
- a CDS encoding MFS domain-containing protein; this encodes MTGSVRSKHASLDIKDNVEFEEVAPPHDAILERYELIRNKTPEELKAIEKSLVRKLDWKFLPMVTAMLLMNYLDRINVSNARLAGMQEDLHMSDTMWSAGISMFYVGYIISQIPANVIIAKGSPRLLMPCCMLAWSVTTICMPAITRGWGFILCRFIVGVTEGPFVPAVSLMTSSWYTKHESPLRMGIWHAGNTISQALSGLLAAGILTNMDGIAGLTAWRWFLLLEGIVSILVAIISFWFIPNFPDSTGTYFITEEEAAMAQYRQAVSAGGLSEDDTGDYWGGVWMAMKDPFSHLFAGIHFALIIAQSYKDFFPSIVATLGFHDNATYLIQAPPPIIAFLVTLAISWSSGRRLEHGYHIIVPILFTLVGCAVMITTLNVGARYFSMILLVVGPFVGLNIQISWETTVVPRPRTKRAALIAYANCVSSVSHWFTPYFFLRNQEPYYQTGGGAIIAGCGLTVILVLVTKWYCAKKNKALKEAEEAAGEPEGWRYAS